A genome region from Mercenaria mercenaria strain notata chromosome 11, MADL_Memer_1, whole genome shotgun sequence includes the following:
- the LOC123531765 gene encoding sarcoplasmic calcium-binding protein-like: protein MANEYLIKKWRMCFKLMDVKHAGQISREDEKQEEEAYVKLAHLEGKRKEEILETSHRLWNNFVFRGKPGPITEEEFIDMTNTEYKTDKAKFIADMRKDCADDMSCFDLKQQGFVTEEEFIMGCKAAGMENEKWNRDFFRSFNPTDGKVDVNVMIEDWVQFLTEDDSSKKDAIMDAMQSYQNL from the exons ATGGCTAATGAGTACTTAATCAAGAAATGGCGGATGTGTTTCAAACTAATGGATGTAAAACATGCCGGGCAAATCTCCAGGGAAGACGAAAAGCAAGAAga AGAAGCTTACGTGAAACTTGCACATCTTGAAGGAAAACGTAAAGAAGAGATCCTAGAAACTTCCCATAGGCTTTGGAACAACTTCGTCTTCCGGGGAAAACCTGGACCTATCACCGAAGAAGAATTCATTGATATGACAAACACTGAGTACAAGACTGACAAGGCCAAGTTTATAGCGGATATGAGAAAAGATTGTGCTGATGACATGAGTTGTTTCGATCTTAAACAACAAGGGTTTGTTACAGAAGAAGAGTTTATTATGGGATGTAAAGCCGCTGGCATGGAGAATGAGAAATGGAACAGAGATTTCTTTCGGAGTTTCAACCCTACTGACGGAAAGGTTGATGTGAATGTCATGATCGAAGATTGGGTTCAGTTCTTGACGGAAGATGACAGCTCTAAAAAAGATGCTATCATGGATGCAATGCAATCATATCAAAATCTTTGA